From a region of the Pantanalinema sp. genome:
- a CDS encoding DNA double-strand break repair nuclease NurA, translating to MLYRDRLSAALEACASAFDAYDAALSGSLDALGAALDALGLARAEDVREALAAFEAPGAVPTAEWDQGTRIPFGQAWSDHAAAREWAAATLEGRATFAADGSQIEPDRRFSVPVALVQVGWFENLHSREAPHYRKDVDVRVLGPDDLREDEVGPPKRKVDLARFELEVSALRRYLGQPGPAGRIAYLDGSLVVSFAEKRKQDAYAQRYVELVRGLLADAEAARVPLVAYVDTSYAHDLSTMLACWGGLSTHGGVSDAALLSGRLGWGDRTPGAVCAREGILDAYGDWARRIGFCYLQTSADAPPARLEYPLWIQEQGLLDEVLDVVRADAIAGGGYPYTIAAADATAVIRAPDRDAFYRAVQEFLAARGVSLRFSKKALSKLRRR from the coding sequence ATGCTCTACCGCGATCGCCTCTCGGCGGCGCTCGAGGCCTGCGCGAGCGCCTTCGACGCCTACGACGCCGCCCTGAGCGGGAGCCTCGACGCGCTGGGGGCAGCGCTCGACGCGCTCGGCCTCGCGCGCGCCGAGGACGTTCGCGAGGCCCTGGCAGCTTTCGAGGCTCCCGGCGCCGTGCCCACCGCGGAGTGGGACCAGGGCACGCGCATCCCCTTCGGCCAGGCATGGAGCGATCACGCCGCGGCGCGGGAATGGGCCGCCGCCACGCTCGAGGGCCGGGCGACCTTCGCCGCCGACGGCAGCCAGATCGAGCCCGACCGGCGCTTCTCGGTGCCGGTGGCCCTGGTCCAGGTGGGCTGGTTCGAGAACCTTCACTCGCGCGAGGCCCCGCACTACCGCAAGGACGTGGACGTGCGCGTGCTGGGCCCCGACGACCTGCGCGAGGACGAGGTGGGCCCCCCCAAGCGCAAGGTGGACCTCGCGCGCTTCGAGCTCGAGGTCTCGGCCCTGCGCCGCTACCTGGGGCAGCCGGGGCCCGCGGGGCGCATCGCCTACCTCGACGGCAGCCTGGTGGTCTCCTTTGCCGAGAAGCGCAAGCAGGACGCCTACGCCCAGCGCTACGTGGAGCTGGTGCGGGGGCTCTTGGCCGACGCCGAGGCCGCCCGGGTGCCGCTGGTCGCCTACGTGGACACCTCGTACGCCCACGACCTCTCGACCATGCTCGCTTGCTGGGGGGGGCTGTCGACTCACGGAGGGGTGAGCGACGCGGCCCTGCTTTCGGGGCGCCTGGGCTGGGGCGATCGCACCCCGGGCGCCGTCTGCGCCCGCGAGGGCATCCTCGACGCCTACGGCGACTGGGCACGCCGCATCGGCTTCTGCTACCTCCAGACCAGCGCGGACGCTCCGCCGGCGCGCCTGGAGTACCCGCTCTGGATCCAGGAGCAGGGCCTTCTGGACGAGGTGCTGGACGTGGTGCGGGCCGATGCGATCGCGGGCGGCGGCTACCCCTACACCATCGCGGCGGCGGACGCGACGGCGGTGATCAGGGCCCCGGACCGCGACGCCTTCTATCGTGCCGTCCAGGAGTTCCTCGCGGCGCGCGGCGTGTCGCTGCGCTTCTCGAAGAAGGCCCTCTCCAAGCTCCGGCGGCGCTAG
- a CDS encoding ATP-binding protein — translation MSQDLLVGTVKGPGESAQEYRFITPDNARTKVGEFVYYPIQVEGAERLILGKITEKAIVRTLPDAFLADPHIPPSEVAELIGFDMATPELYEVTVAIAGYFDPRFKGFVNPRVMPDPGVRVHLAGSALLTEVLSPKTQGALGSAHLGSLLTRAPGEVPVVLDVKNLVSTHLAILASTGSGKSYTAGVLIEELLRPYNRAAVLVIDPHGEYHTFREFESHPDFEQGGYRPRVRIIPHDQVRIRFSSLTETDVRSLLPMMSEKMNAFLGKAFDRVRGRKGDGHLWGLQDLFNALDAMRSEGAEDDPSSNASTIEGIRWRLEDRFARSRIFHDRDHLPLPELFSPGQVTVIQLNEIDQDMQQVIVSTLLRRINRARMDTKNGKVHDGETYVPYPVFVLLEEAHRFAPAGATVVSTPILKTILAEGRKFGVGVGLITQRPGKLDSDVLSQCMTQFIMKIVNPLDQQTIASSVEGAGRDLLDELPALTKGQVVVAGVAINTPVLCQVRARLTSHGGETIDAPQEWLDYFGVGQEEARAQDAAVLRPQAKAERFRGYSI, via the coding sequence ATGAGCCAGGACCTGCTCGTCGGCACCGTCAAGGGCCCGGGCGAGAGCGCCCAGGAGTACCGCTTCATCACCCCGGACAACGCGCGCACCAAGGTGGGCGAGTTCGTCTACTACCCGATCCAGGTGGAAGGCGCCGAGCGCCTGATCCTCGGCAAGATCACCGAGAAGGCCATCGTCCGGACCCTGCCCGACGCCTTCCTGGCGGATCCCCACATCCCGCCGTCCGAGGTTGCCGAGCTCATCGGCTTCGACATGGCGACCCCCGAGCTGTACGAGGTGACGGTGGCGATCGCGGGCTACTTCGACCCGCGCTTCAAGGGCTTCGTCAATCCGCGCGTGATGCCGGATCCGGGCGTGCGCGTCCACCTCGCCGGCAGCGCCCTGCTGACCGAGGTCCTGAGCCCCAAGACCCAGGGCGCCTTGGGCTCGGCGCACCTCGGCTCGCTCTTGACCCGCGCCCCCGGCGAGGTGCCCGTGGTGCTGGACGTCAAGAACCTGGTCTCGACCCACCTCGCGATCCTGGCCTCCACGGGCTCGGGCAAGAGCTACACGGCGGGCGTCCTCATCGAGGAGCTGCTGCGCCCCTACAACCGCGCGGCGGTGCTCGTCATCGACCCTCACGGGGAGTACCACACCTTTAGGGAGTTCGAGAGCCATCCTGATTTCGAGCAGGGAGGGTACCGCCCCCGGGTCCGGATCATCCCTCACGACCAGGTGAGGATCCGCTTCTCCAGCCTCACCGAGACCGACGTGCGCTCCTTGCTGCCCATGATGAGCGAGAAGATGAACGCCTTCTTGGGCAAGGCCTTCGACCGCGTCCGGGGGCGCAAGGGGGACGGCCACCTGTGGGGGCTCCAGGACCTCTTCAACGCCCTCGACGCCATGCGCAGCGAGGGGGCCGAGGACGACCCTTCCTCCAACGCGAGTACCATCGAGGGCATTCGCTGGCGCCTCGAGGACCGCTTCGCCCGCTCGCGCATCTTCCACGACCGCGACCACCTGCCCCTGCCCGAGCTGTTCTCGCCCGGCCAGGTCACCGTCATCCAGCTCAACGAGATCGACCAGGACATGCAGCAGGTGATCGTCTCGACCCTTCTGCGGCGCATCAACCGCGCGCGGATGGACACCAAGAACGGCAAGGTCCACGACGGCGAGACCTACGTGCCCTACCCGGTCTTCGTGCTGCTGGAGGAGGCGCACCGCTTCGCGCCGGCGGGCGCCACGGTGGTCAGCACCCCCATTCTCAAGACCATCCTCGCCGAGGGGCGCAAGTTCGGAGTCGGGGTGGGCCTCATCACCCAGCGGCCCGGCAAGCTGGACAGCGATGTGCTCTCCCAGTGCATGACCCAGTTCATCATGAAGATCGTGAACCCCCTCGACCAGCAGACCATCGCAAGCTCGGTCGAGGGCGCGGGGCGCGACCTGCTCGACGAGCTGCCGGCGCTGACCAAGGGCCAGGTGGTGGTCGCGGGGGTTGCGATCAACACGCCGGTGCTGTGCCAGGTGCGCGCGCGCCTGACGAGCCACGGCGGAGAGACCATCGACGCCCCGCAGGAGTGGCTCGACTACTTCGGCGTGGGCCAGGAGGAAGCCCGGGCCCAGGACGCGGCCGTGCTGCGGCCGCAGGCCAAGGCCGAGCGCTTCCGCGGTTATTCCATCTGA